The Megalobrama amblycephala isolate DHTTF-2021 linkage group LG22, ASM1881202v1, whole genome shotgun sequence sequence AAGAGTCCAAACTGATATTGTACCACTGGACACAGTCATTCAGCTCTCAGAAGGTAAGCGTAAGCGATCCCATAATTCACCATTACTGGCGTAGGCAGCATCAGGGTGGATGCAGTCTGTTGTTTTGATTGGGATATTCACATACTTTTAATCACCTGCCATTGTTTGGATTATTCCTCTATTCATATGGCTGTCTCAATTATACAATTGCTGATTGACAGCATGCATGttaattattcataaattatacataattaatgATGCAGGATGATGCAAGCTGTGTAGAATTACTGGAATCATAACGAACAGATAAATATTACTGTAGATGCCTGAATCacaactatattttaaaattgtaaaaaccAGAGAATGGCCTCCCAGCTAATAgtgaacgttctggcaaggttctcctaaagttataaacaaacattgTTCCAATAAAGTTATAGAACATTCATTCAATGTtgtctggtctttaataatgttctcaaaacgttaggacaaaaacattatttaaatttaattcataatttattttctgAAACATACTATTTGGACTTTCAtccaacatttttaaatgtttgcaaaatgataaaatggcaTGTTTCCTTCCTTgaataaccaagaaaaaaaaaacgtctttaaaacattcagaaataacgttttcaaagcatatttttgttagctgggctGCTGTTGTTTTCTGCCAATGAGGCTGATGTTTCAGTGTTTGTATGGTATGAAATTCTAATTAAAAGGCCAAACAAATGAACTTTATGTTTCTGTCATAGGTGAGACTGGCAATAGCTGAAAAGGGTCTTAAATGTGAAGAGTATGATGTGAGTCTGCCTCTGAGTGAACACAATGAGCCCTGGTTTATGCGTCTGAACCCCACTGGTGAGGTTCCTGTTCTGGTTCATGATGACAATGTCATCTGTGATCCCACACAAATCATGGACTATTTGGAGCAGAACTTCTGTGATGGTAAACACTTAGAATTAGGGCTTAATGTTGTGTGTAAACCAGTATTTACATTCCAGAATGCATGaattaaagtgtgtgtgtgtgtgtgtgtgtgtgtgtgtgtgtgtgtgtgtgtgtgtatatatatatatatatatatatatacagtacagtccaaaagtttggaaccactaagatttttaatgtttttaaaagaagtttcgtctgctcaccaaggctacatttatttaattaaaaatacagtaaaaacaggaatattgtgaaatattattacaatttaaaataactgttttctatttgaatatatttcacaaagtaatttattcctgtgatggcaaagctgaattttcagcatcattactccagtcttcagtgtcacatgatccttcagaaataattctaatatgctgatctgctgctcaagaaacatttaatgtgtacaattgtacaaaatatttgtgtacaatattttttttcaggattatttgatgaatagaaagttcaaaagaacagtgtttatctgaaatctaatcttttgtgacattataaatgtctttactgccacttttgattgatttaatgcatccttgctgaataaaagtattcatttctttaatttcttttcaaaaaaataaaaataaaaattcttactgaccccaaacttttgaacggtagtgtataatgctacagaagctttgtatttcagataaatgctgttcttttgaactttctattcatcaaggaatcctgaaaaaaaaagtacacaactgttttcaacattgaaaataatcataaatgtttattgagcagcaaatcagcatattagaatgatttctgaaggatcatgtgacactgaagactggagtaacgatgctgaaaattcagctttgcatcacaggaataaattactttgtcaaatatatttaaatagtacacagttattttaaattgtaataatatttcacaatattactgttttttactgtatttttaattaaataaatgtagccttggtgagcagacgaaacttcttttaaaaacattaaaaatcttagtggttccaaacttttgggctgtactgtatatatatatatatattaattatttatatatttaattatattatgtaattaaaataaattgttgaaaatgtttctgttattgttttaaagtaaaaagaaaCATTAAGCTTTTTTCTTAGtcatttaataattcatgcATCAGAGGGTTAAGTGAATGTAAGAATAAACAAATTAACAGCTGATTTCCATGtgttaaagggtaagttcaaccaaaaatgaaaattctgtcattaattactcaccctcatgtcattctatacctgtaagaccttcaatcatctttagaacacaaattaagatatttttgataaaatctgatggctcagtgagggctctattgacagcaatgtcactgaacctctcaagattcagaaaggtattaaagacatatttaaaacagttcatgtgagtacagtggttcaaccttaatattataaagcgacaagaatacttttttgtgtgccaaaaaaataaaaataaataacaacttttcaataATATGTAgatgatgggcgatttcaaaacactgcttcatgaagctttacgaatcttttgttttgaatcattgGTCCTGATTGGTTGTTTTGAATTCAGAGGTTGAACCACCGCAGCCACatgaacagttttaaatatgtctttagtacctttctggatcttgagaggttcagtgacattgctggcaatggagccCTCACTGAGCCTtcagatttctttaaaaatatctgaatttgtgtttcaaagatgaacgaaggtcttatgggtttgtaacgacatgagggtgagacattattttcatttttgggtgaactaaccctttaatagctGCAATTTTTTGCtactgtgtgtttgtttgttttaagttTGAGCAGTTTTTGCTGTATTCAGTGCATTTGTTGTCTTCTTTTCAGTTGGTTGCATTTATGTTTGCATGCACCATGTTAAGTTCAGCACTCCTGTGCAGAATTTTGGATAACATGAGAGGCATTGGAGGGTGAGTCAAAGATATTTACTATGGGAGGGTAGCAGCTCATATAGATTGCAGCTAAatttttgcttttgtttgtttctcCGAATCAGAGCACACGCCAAAGCTGATCCCAGAAGAGGGAAGCACATATTATCATCGAGTACAGCATTACAGAGAACTGCTGGACTCCCTGCAGATGGATGCGTACACCCATGGCTGCATCCTCCACCCAGAGATCACCGTAGACTCCCACATCCCAGCTTACGCCACCACTCACATTCGCAGTAAGTCGCAATAACTTCATATGAACATGGGTATACTATGAATTAACTGCGATTCTGTCTTGTAGCACAGATTGGAAACACAGAATCTGAGCTTAAGAAACTAGCAGCAGAGAATCCTGATCTTAAAGACGCTTATATTGCAAAACAGAGACGCCTGAAGGTAAGTAAACATTCATGCAGTGTTCAGTTTCAATTATTCATATGATTACCCTTTCTAATTTAGATTACAATCTTGCTTACGATGCCAAGAAAGTGATTGCTGAATGTCATAAAATACTATTTATGTGAACCTCTTTAGAGTAAATTGTTTGACCATGATAACATGAAATACCTGAAGAAACTCCTGGATGAACTAGAGAATGTTCTGGATCAAGTGGAGACGGAGCTGCAGAGGAGGATTGAGGAAACACCGGGTGGGAGAATATTCTGtttaacacagtaaaaacattggaaaaatgtttggtcaagtaacctaaaatgtgtttGATGTGGGGACataataaattaactggttttatttaaaattgaattcattaaattattatttggttacactttattttacagtgctgtagttacattgtaattactcaaataagtactgagtactattaaaggtgccctagattcaaaaattgaatttatcttggcatagttgaataacaagagttcagtacatggaaatgacatacagtgagtctcaaactccattgtttcctccttcttatataaatctcatttgtttaaaagacctccgaagaacaggcgaatctcaacataacaccgactgttacgtaacagtcggggtgtacgccccaatatttgcatatgccagcccatgttcccaacattatgaaaggcattacacaagggcagccagtaacatctggatct is a genomic window containing:
- the gdap1 gene encoding ganglioside-induced differentiation-associated protein 1 isoform X1, which codes for MAEENLGESQDEKEILIKKDTNDSGEVVESTKNKESKLILYHWTQSFSSQKVRLAIAEKGLKCEEYDVSLPLSEHNEPWFMRLNPTGEVPVLVHDDNVICDPTQIMDYLEQNFCDEHTPKLIPEEGSTYYHRVQHYRELLDSLQMDAYTHGCILHPEITVDSHIPAYATTHIRTQIGNTESELKKLAAENPDLKDAYIAKQRRLKSKLFDHDNMKYLKKLLDELENVLDQVETELQRRIEETPEEGSQQTWLCGEFFSIADVSLAVTLHRLKFLGLSRRYWGNGTRVNLETYYERVLNRPTFRRVLGQVNNILISAVLPTAFRVAKKKAPAFVGATLLIGLIGGATYLAFNYIKKRLLVS
- the gdap1 gene encoding ganglioside-induced differentiation-associated protein 1 isoform X2, which gives rise to MAEENLGESQDEKEILIKKDTNDSGEVVESTKNKESKLILYHWTQSFSSQKVRLAIAEKGLKCEEYDVSLPLSEHNEPWFMRLNPTGEVPVLVHDDNVICDPTQIMDYLEQNFCDEHTPKLIPEEGSTYYHRVQHYRELLDSLQMDAYTHGCILHPEITVDSHIPAYATTHIRTQIGNTESELKKLAAENPDLKDAYIAKQRRLKSKLFDHDNMKYLKKLLDELENVLDQVETELQRRIEETPEGSQQTWLCGEFFSIADVSLAVTLHRLKFLGLSRRYWGNGTRVNLETYYERVLNRPTFRRVLGQVNNILISAVLPTAFRVAKKKAPAFVGATLLIGLIGGATYLAFNYIKKRLLVS